One Oncorhynchus clarkii lewisi isolate Uvic-CL-2024 chromosome 31, UVic_Ocla_1.0, whole genome shotgun sequence DNA segment encodes these proteins:
- the LOC139391131 gene encoding wolframin-like: protein MEPSPPSTPNTLKPGPTSPPPATPKSTQGTRPTLTLPISTPSVPTSPVSSSSSSHPGPPLSPSSPSLSTPPASPLRQPIRPVSQAGRSQLNAARRSAEERRGAGAAGDTPVSPPTTPLRQASVAQPEEPEEELSVEELEERAKSGDAKAQSRMGRYYLALAEERDEEVNNCTAVSWLVQATKQGRKDAVKMLQRCLATRKGITSENFEEVKKLCTETRFERGVRKAALVMYWKLNPEKKRRVAVSEMLENVEHVNTEPDDAATQGPISSSMQKQRRVLESLVTSKASCYDVGLDDFVETTKKYAQGIPPSPTMAGDGGDDDDDEAVKNPDDLPLHKKVLKFPLHALLEIKEHLINWASRAGMQWLSALIPTHHINALIFFFIISNLTIDFFIFLIPLLIFYLSLFSMVICTLRVFQNSKAWENFRALTELLLRFEPGLDLEQAETNFGWTHLEPYLYFLLSVVFVVFSFPVADKTWIPCSELATVALFFTVTSFLSLQASAELFARRALLTEVLSGVCALTQLLPDSVWFLRVLGTTFVTVPLGEMVALNVGVPCLLYGHLIYLLFRMAQRRGFRGTYLCLVPYMVCFVWCELCLALLHSSSTIGLIRTCAGYLLFLFALPVLTLGLAALLLFKVLQWFMALEITKMLVTLTVCTVPFVLRMWMRFSLNPLVVARFLSRSSVVKLILVWLSALMMFCWMYVYRSEGMKVYNSTLTWPEYSNLCGPKAWKEYNMAQTQILCSHLEGHRVTWTGRFKYARITDIENGAQSVIGLLPVSVGNWMRCLYGEAYPLCENTTDPTAPHQALPAPLPEDPLCKLKKLAKHECHVKHFDRHKFEVTLGMPLERKSKNGTIIEDEDATKDIVLKASSEFGPVLLHLSAGSLVEFSTVLEGRLGSKWPVFELKAIHCLMCADARVPSGRQYKIEHDWRHTAQGALQFAFDFFFNPFLTARLKQDTETQTTQGRGGIDQG, encoded by the exons ATGGAACCATCACCCCCCAGCACCCCAAATACCCTGAAACCTGgccccacctcccctcccccagctacCCCTAAATCTACCCAAGGCACTAGACCCACCTTGACCCTGCCTATATCCACCCCATCCGTCCCGACCTCTCCGGTctcatcttcttcctcttctcatcctggtccccctctctctccttcctcgccctcactctccacccctcctgcctccccccTGCGGCAGCCCATCAGGCCTGTCTCCCAGGCAGGACGATCCCAGCTCAATGCTGCCCGCCGGtcagctgaggagaggaggggggctgGTGCTGCTGGAGATACCCCGGTCAGCCCCCCTACTACCCCTCTACGACAGGCTTCAGTAGCTCAGCCAG aggagccagaggaggagctgagtgtggaggagctggaggagagggccAAGTCTGGAGATGCCAAAGCCCAGAGTAGG atggGCCGGTACTACTTGGCCCTagctgaggagagagatgaggaggtgaACAACTGTACAGCAGTGAGCTGGCTGGTGCAGGCCACCAAACAGGGCCGCAAGGACGCAGTCAAGATGCTACAGCGCTGCCTAGCAACCAGGAAAG GCATCACGTCAGAGAACTTTGAGGAGGTGAAGAAGCTGTGTACGGAGACCAGAtttgagagaggagtgaggaaggCTGCTCTGGTCATGTACTGGAAGCTCAAcccagagaagaagagaagggtgGCAGTGTCTGAGATGCTCGAGAACGTGGAACACGTCAACACTGAGCCAG ATGACGCTGCCACCCAGGGCCCCATATCCAGCTCCATGCAGAAACAGAGGAGAGTTCTGGAGAGCCTCGTCACCAGCAAAG CCAGTTGCTATGACGTGGGTCTGGATGACTTTGTAGAGACCACTAAGAAGTACGCTCAGGGCATCCCCCCCTCTCCCACTATGGCTGGTGACGGCGGTGACGATGACGATGATGAAGCTGTGAAGAACCCAGACGACTTGCCCCTTCACAAGAAG GTGCTGAAGTTCCCCCTACACGCCCTGTTGGAGATCAAGGAGCACCTGATTAACTGGGCATCCCGGGCAGGCATGCAGTGGCTCAGTGCCCTCATCCCCACGCACCACATCAACGCTctcatcttcttcttcatcatcagcAACCTCACCATCGACTTCTTCATCTTTCTCATCCCCCTGCTCATCTTCTACCTGTCCCTGTTCTCCATGGTCATCTGCACACTGCGCGTCTTCCAG AACTCCAAGGCGTGGGAGAACTTCCGGGCCCTTACAGAACTGCTGTTACGTTTTGAGCCCGGCCTGGACCTAGAGCAAGCTGAGACTAACTTCGGCTGGACCCACCTGGAGCCCTACCTCTACTTCCTGCTGTCAGTGGTCTTTGTGGTCTTCTCCTTCCCCGTGGCTGACAAGACCTGGATCCCCTGCTCCGAGCTGGCCACCGTGGCTCTGTTCTTCACCGTCACCTCCTTCCTCAGCCTCCAAGCCTCCGCTGAGCTCTTCGCCCGCCGCGCCCTGCTCACAGAGGTGTTATCGGGGGTCTGTGCCCTTACACAACTATTACCTGATAGTGTCTGGTTCCTGCGGGTGTTAGGCACAACGTTTGTGACGGTGCCGCTAGGGGAGATGGTGGCGCTGAACGTGGGCGTGCCGTGTCTTCTCTACGGGCACCTGATCTACCTGCTGTTCCGCATGGCCCAGCGGAGAGGCTTCAGGGGCACCTACCTCTGCCTCGTACCCTACATGGTCTGCTTCGTCTGGTGTGAGCTCTGCCTggccctgctccactcctcctccaccatcGGTCTGATTCGGACCTGTGCAGGctacctcctcttcctgttcgcaCTGCCTGTCCTCACCTTGGGCTTGGCGGCCCTGTTGCTCTTCAAGGTCCTCCAGTGGTTCATGGCTCTGGAGATCACCAAGATGCTGGTGACTCTGACTGTTTGCACGGTCCCGTTTGTGTTGCGGATGTGGATGCGGTTCAGCCTGAACCCGCTGGTGGTGGCGCGGTTCCTGTCACGGAGCAGCGTAGTGAAGCTCATCCTGGTGTGGCTAAGTGCTTTGATGATGTTCTGCTGGATGTATGTCTACCGCTCAGAAGGCATGAAG GTGTATAACTCCACCCTCACGTGGCCGGAGTACAGTAACCTGTGTGGGCCCAAGGCCTGGAAGGAATACAACATGGCCCAAACCCAGATCCTGTGTTCTCACCTGGAGGGCCACCGGGTCACCTGGACAGGACGCTTCAAATACGCCCGCATTACCGACATCGAGAACGGAGCCCAGTCCGTCATCGGCCTACTTCCTGTGTCCGTAGGGAACTGGATGAGATGTCTCTATGGTGAGGCCTATCCCCTCTGTGAAAACACCACCGACCCCACTGCCCCTCACCAGGCCCTTCCCGCACCTCTTCCAGAAGACCCCTTATGCAAACTGAAAAAGCTGGCCAAGCACGAGTGCCACGTGAAGCACTTCGACCGCCACAAGTTCGAGGTGACCTTGGGCATGCCCCTGGAGAGGAAGAGTAAGAACGGGACCATCATAGAGGACGAGGACGCCACAAAGGACATCGTCCTGAAGGCCAGTAGTGAGTTTGGCCCAGTGCTGCTGCACCTGAGCGCTGGGAGCCTGGTAGAGTTCAGTACGGTTCTGGAGGGACGCCTGGGCTCTAAGTGGCCTGTGTTTGAGCTGAAGGCCATCCACTGTCTGATGTGTGCGGACGCCCGAGTGCCCAGCGGCAGGCAGTATAAGATAGAACACGACTGGAGGCACACGGCCCAGGGGGCACTGCAGTTTGCCTTTGACTTCTTCTTCAACCCCTTCCTCACCGCACGGCTGAAGCAGGACACTGAGACCCAGACCACACAGGGCAGAGGAGGAATAGACCAAGGCTAG